The Macaca nemestrina isolate mMacNem1 chromosome 15, mMacNem.hap1, whole genome shotgun sequence genome segment GTGGAGCCCTTGTTGATGGACCTCATGCCCACTGTTCTAGACAAGCACAGTGGGTTCTGGTCAGCATTGCTCACTGATGGAAGCACCTTTACCTTCAATTCCCAGTTCACAAGGAAGGCCTGGTGTCCCGCTCTTTTTCAATTTGAAGTTATGATTTGAGGTCAGATGCACTTAAGTGCACCAGGCGGCATTCAGTGTTCATGCCACACTCTTTAACATTTGGGCTTAGATGCTGGGTTATTTGGAAGTTTCCTCTGATGATTCTCATGAGCCTCTAGTTGGGCACCATGGTGAAAATAGGCATGACCAATTCTGACTGTGGCCTCTCTCTCTTCCGATTTTATGGAATTAGAAACATGGCCTTTTGGGAACTTAAGGGCACAGTTTTGCTCAATTATTGAATTTGCAACAGTTCTATCTGTGGTGCCCACTCTTACACAGcctaaaagtatataaaaagacACATTGCAGGGCTAGAAGAAAAACCAGCAGCCCCATCATCCTCATGGGAACGTTTCAGGCACCTCTCTTAAGAACTGCAGAACCCACCAAGTAAAACTCAGAAGAGGCTCAAGAAATTTAAGAGCTCACTAAACATATTTGATCTTTGTTATACAGAATATCACCCAACAACTGGagaacattcatttttttcacctGATAGAATATTTATCACAATTGAACATATTCTTAATAAATTTCAATCACATAGAATATGTTCTCTGTGAAATTTAGGTAGAAATTAAGgacagaaatatttgaaaattcagCTACACGCCTGTAAAGAACACATGGACTAAAGAAGTAATCCCAGTGCAGATTAGGCTGCACTTTTAAAACACTGGAATTGAAACCTGAGTAGCAAACTTATGGGATGCTGCTGATGCCATGCTCTGAGGGTTGCCTCCAGATCTGGAAATGCACATGCTAGAACATATCGGATGCTGCCGATACCATGCTTTGAGGGTCACCTCCAGATCTGAAAATGCACATGCTACAGAATGAACAAGATGCAACTGATGACCTCCCTTTCAATGTCAAGAATCAAAGAAGTGTAAACTGAactggtgaaaaagaaagaagaaaatcatagCAAAAAGGCATAGGTGAgtgaaagagaaagcaaagacTGACAAAAAGGATCAAGAAATCCAACAGTTAATTTTTTGAAGGTCTAATAAAATATCTAACCCTGGGTAAGGGAGAGCTGGAATTGGAGAAAGCGATCACAACCCACACCAGCAGTGAGGAGGGGCCTCAGGACAGATCCTGCCAACCTCAGAAGACAACAGTGAGACGTTTTAATCAGCCTGCTGGCAGGAATGGCAAAGATGAGCAAGAACTGGGAGCTGCAGCTTCTCCGGCAGGAGGACACATGGGGGTTCAGGCACACTTTGAGCATGATCAACCTGACAGGGCCACTGTGCTCCTCAGGCCCCCACGGTTGGCCACTTTCAGGTCAGTCCTGTGTGGAAGTGCACCTGAGTCTCTGTGTCTCCTCCCATTGAGAAGCTGCAAGAAGGTGGTCATAATTGTGTTCATCATTCTGGCCACAGTCCCGTCTCTTCCTGTGTCCACCCCCAGTCCTGCCCTTACTACCAGTCCCCAAGGCAGTGGCCCAAGTTCTGAGACATTTTTTGAGATCATCGATCTACATACCACATAGCCAAGGTAGGGTCAGTTGCTCCAGCATGGGCCCCCTTGTGCATGTTGGTGCATTAATATGTGGTGCAGGCACCGCCATACCCTCCCAACCTGCTCATCCCCTGGCCCTGTTTACCTCCCAGAGGCTTCCCCAGGAGTCAAATAGAGCTCGGATCAGTTCCCCTCAGGATAGTCTGACACGGTGGCTTGGTGCGGGCCCAGGGAACTACAAAGAGGCAGCGCTGGGTGAGAACACACATTGGCCAGTGCTCCCACGgcttctcccagcccctggtccCTTCTCATGTTTGTGGTTGCCTTCCACACCCATCCTAGCAGGGCTCTAGCCTTGTATTTGGCTTCTTTCTGGCCCCTGTGCTGAGAGCAGGTATTGCAAGGCCACAGAGCAGGAGGGGGATGTGGCAAGTTGGCTAGCAGGTGCCAGAGAGGGTGGAGAGGATGATCCCGGCCCCCAAAGCTGGCCCCTCCCCCCTGTACCCTCCCGAGGCTCCCTGAGGTCATGGACTGCAGCCAGGGTCACAGGCAGACATGGCTCTTCCATTAACTGCTCAGGACTCAGTGCCCATTATTATTCCTAAGCGTTCCCATCACTCTGCCAGTCCTGGGATGCAGCCCCGTGAAGGCAAGGCAGGTGGGCTTGAGAGCTCCTCCCCAGTCTTATCAGGGCTGGACCAGGGCCAGAAGAGGCAGCCCTGAAAATGTGCAGGCTTGTGTGTAGCATACATGCCTGTGGGTCCAAGGCTATGTGATCTTCTGCTGGCCTTCAGTTTGGAGATAGTGGGAAGAACGCTGTGGGGGAGTGGAAAGAGGCACTGGACAGAAGTACTAGTCAAAGGGAGGCTCAGCAGCTCAGCGCCTCTGTTAGGCAGTGCTACGTGGGGTCAGAGCTGGGAAAGGTGTCACCAGCGGTGgtggccacctcctcctccactgAGTTGGCCTCCAGTGCCAACTCTGGAGACAGCTATGCAGTGGAAGGTGCCCCTGCTTGTGGGGCTCATCGTGCTGAGAACCCATGTCTGCAGCTGCAAATTTGTAGACATTGATAAGAACTCGAAGGATTTCGCCAGTGCTGTGGAGTATGCTGTGTTTCAGTTCAATGAGGACCAGGAAGACGAGTTTGCCTACAAGTTTCTGCAGGTACGCCGGAGCCAGCACAAGGTGAGCAGCTGCTGTCTCTCCCCATGAACCGTGAATTCCCCGGCGGCAGGCCAGGGCTGGGTGGATCCTTGGTCTGCAGGAAAGAGCAATGGCAttccaaattcagaaaatatgcatataatttAAATACAAGGTATCATTAGGAGAGCTCCAGCTTTCTATTTTACTTCCTTAATGAGGGTAGCCCCTGCAAACAGGGCATGGGTGCAAGCATGTGTTGGCTTCTGTTgggcatgagtgtgtgtgttggtgtgtgtcaGGGCATAGATGTGAGTGTGTAGTTGGTGTGTTGGGGCATGAGAGTGTGTTTGTGTTGGTATATTGggacatgagtgtgtgtgtgactgtgcagTTGGTGTTTGTTGGGCATGAGCATGTGAGCGTGTTAGTGTCAGAGCGTGGGTATCTGTGTTGGTGTGTGTTGaggcatgagtgtgtgtgtgttgggttttggggcatgagtgtgtgtgttggtgtgcgTTGGGGCATGAGTGCGTGTGTGTTGGGGCaggagtgtgtgtgaatgtgttggtgtgtgttggggcatgagtgtgtgtgtgttggggcaggagtgtgtgtgagtgtgttggtgtgtgttggggcatgagtgtgtgtgtgttggggcaggAGTGCATGTGTGTTGAGTGTTGggacatgagtgtgtgtgttgttgGTGTGTGTTGGGGCATGAGTGTGTGTTGGGGCATGACTGGGAGTGAGTTGGTGTATGTTAgggcatgagtgtgtgtgtgttgatgtgtTGGAgcatgagtgtgtgagtgtgcaggTCATGTGTGTTGGggcatgagtgtgtgtgagtgtgttgaTGTGTTGGAgcatgagtgtgtgagtgtgtaggTCATGTGTGTTGGGGCatgaatgtgtgtgagtgtgttgaTGTGTTGGAgcatgagtgtgtgagtgtgtaggGGCATGAGTGGATATCATTGTCACCTGCATGGATTGCTATCCCCAAGGGATGTCTACTTTTTAGACAACTTTCAGGAGAGATgtgagctccagcctgggaagaTTTCCTGGTTGGatttgatttctctctctctgggtgcTTCCCGAGTTTTATGAACCTCTATTTACAGAAATGACTATaacttttaataactttttatagCACCCTAATAAACATACTGAAAAACAAccttaatatttatttcaattaatatTCTCAAGTACTTTTGTGCGGTCTTCACTCACATAAAGGACACAACACTGCAGCCCCCAGGACTCCCCACCCCAGGTTACCATCTGGATCTATCTCCCAAGGGATAGTGCCATTCTGTTTACACTGCCTGTACTGCTGTGTAGGATTCAATCATGTGATGGTCCACACCCTGTGTATTCATTGTCCTGTCAATATGACTGCTAGGTATTAGACATCAAGAAGAGTTCTACAGGAAAGACTCTAGTGCATGCTTTAGGTATAGTGAATGAatatctgtttttgtaaaaaaaaaaaaaaaaaggagaattaagagaaaaatttgaaacaagaaacttgaaataaaaaataagagaagaaagatTGCACAGgatatgtatatctttatttgCATGAATATTAGCATTCACCTCTTCTGGCAACTTTtctatttgattctctttgtttttctcattccaATTTCTTCTTGACAGAGATGGACGTTGATATATTTAATGGACTTGGAGATGGGGCGTACAGTTTGTAAGAAACATGATGAAGACATTGACAATTGCCCATTGCAAGAAGGCACAGAAGAGAAAATGGTTTGAGAATAAAATGAACCCAAATCATGAATCTctcaggaataaaaaataatgtcaagGCAGGCCTTTGCGGGGAGGCTTAGGAAAGGCATCTGGGGTGATCCTAGGGCAGAATGAGGGTCCTTGGCCCTCTCCCACCTGGTGTCAGGGCTCCCTTAGTGAAGGCAGAAGGCAGGCATTTATTTGACAGACAGAGCTTGGCCCTCAATGTCAGGGAGAGCCCTCAGCCCACAGCCCAGCTGGCTGGACACAGGTACCTGCAGATTCCGCAAGGCCTACGTCTCTGGATGGAGCCCTCACTTTGGGTCCCAGCCCTGTACCTTCCTGAGACCCTCAAGATCCAGGCGGACAGTGTTCTCCCTGTGGCCCTCACTCTTCTTTTGTTCATGTTCTTGGGGACTGGAGGACTGTCTAGTTTCTCTCGTCACCCAACCTGTCCCTTTAGTTCCTGCTTGGTAAGGATGTGTCCTGGTCAGTCTGAGTTCTGACACCATCCTTCCATGACCCACACATGATCGATGGGATCCTGGAGCTTGAGGATGCCCTGAATCAGAGTTACAGGATCAGTGGGGCTGATCTCACCCTCCAACCCCCAGCCTCATGGGCAGCCTCCCTTTGGGGTAGGTTCGCAGCTGCTGTTCAGTTGGTGGGTGACTGGCAGGGCCATCCCTTTAGTAAGCCCATGGTTTCCCCCAGAACACACAGGGTGGGGGCAGCTTATCCACCCTCATACGCTCTTCGGAGGCTGTGAGTGGACAGGATGTTTCAGGGGTCAGATGATGACTCAACCAGGCATGCCTTCGGAAATCCtcaggctcaggtgggaggattaaaCCACCTGTGCCCGTTGTCCTGGTGGAGCCTTAGGCATTTCAAGCCCTGTTCCTGGGTgactgtttttgctttttattgatttatttttgtattgcttAATACATCTTAACACCCTATTGCATGCTAGATGCTCTCAATGcttacattttctaatttgagtcttacaattttttttttcaggtgcgCTGCACTTTTATAGTAGATGTTCGATCTTGGTTTTCCCAGTTCACCCTCCTGAACAGCACCTGTGTGGAGAGAAGGTGGTGACAGAGCCCATGGTTTTTTGCAGCAGAAGTCCCCTCTTCCTCCAGAGTGTGACAGTCTGTAGTCCTAGATCTGTGCAGCCTGGCAGAATTAAAGGCATTTCAAAGCACTTTCTGAGTCCCTGAGCAGTTTTCTCTCTCCtatattgtttataagccattgATAAGCAATGGCGaatttattatcatcattattacttTGGTTGCAGGTGTAGAGTGTTAAATAAATCAAACTCCCTGGTTGATTTGAGGCAGTTACTGTAAGGTTCCCACCAGTTGGTTTGTGTGCTCATTCGTCCACCCATTAATTCTtctattccctccctccctccctccctccctccctccctccctccctccctccctctcttccttccttccttcctttcttccttctccagtTTGTCTATGCTCTCATCTATCTACTCAAAAGAATGCAGAACATTTTGTTAGCCACATGTGTCCCCTCTGTTTCCATCTCAAGGACAGGCTCACAGTGTGTGGCCCTTCAGCAGAGGGGTCGGGCCCAGACCCAGGGGTCAGAGGAGGTCACTGAAGCTGACAGGAGGCTCTGCCCTCTGCAGACACCGAGGGCTGCATGAATCACAACGATGTCTTCTCCAGGGCTCAGAAGATGGCAGCTCCAGTCTGCATGCCCCCACCTGATCCTGATACCTGTGTTACCCATCTAGGACCCAGCCAGGGCTTCATAGCTGTCAGCATCCCTCACTGCCCCTGGGAGAAGCACTGTGGTGACAGACACCCATCCTGATGAGCACGCCTCTCTGCTGGGGTCTTGGTGGGGGATCAACCTTGGAGGGGCAGAGAGATGAGGGGATCGTGTGGTGGGCGGACCTGCGTTGGACAAAGAGACAGTGCAACagtttctggaggagtctttccGAACAGAAGGGCTAGGGAGTCTTTACTCCTCCATCCTTGGTTTGGGGGGGTGATTTGAATGAATATTTCTTGGTAAGAAGTCTGCCTTTTTCCTGGCTGGCTCATTTGCATGAATTTGCCATAAGGGCTTATGGGACAGAATTTTCAGAAACAGCTTTGGGTAGCTCCATCTGTCATGGCAAAAAGATGGGGCAGCTTTGGTCCTTCAGCCAATTTCTGTGCAGGATTTGTGGGCAACATGCTTCCACAATTTGATAGGGCATATTTATATTACCAAAGGTGTGTCTGCGTGGTTAGCAAAACCAATCTGTTGCTGGCCCTTGGCTTTGAGAGCACTcaggtggggaggggtggagCCCTTGTTTATGGACCCCAGGCCTACTGTTCCGGACAAGCACAACCACACCCTCCCTGAGCTCTGGTCAGCATTGCTCACTGATGGATGCACCTTTACCTTCAATTCCAAGTTCACAAGGAAGGCCTGGCATCCTGCTCTTTTTCACAATATGCCAGTTGTTTTCTACCTTGAGCCACACAAAATCCCACTggtttcattttatatttctcttaggGATCAAGCATCACCTCTATTTGTAGAGCAACAGAAAATTTGGGCCTAAATCGGAAATACATGAAGTCCTCAGGTGTTCAGTGCTTGGGGCCATGGCTGTGAAGTGGTTCTTTAAGGTACTCCAACATTTTAGAAATTGTGTTTACTGCAGTTTAGTATTTTGTCCATGGCCTGTATTCTTTAGTTCCGGCTctcacagaaattaaaaacatggCCCCATTGCAGATTTCACTGAGTTGATGGTGTCCAGTAGTCATGAGCTATGTAAGCAGCTTTGATAGGGTTAGTAAATTTTGTGCCTGCCACTCTTGTTAGTTATATCATGACCTCAAATTAGTAGAGTTTTGAATAATGTGTCAATATCCAAGATCAGCCAGAAGAATCCACGAGTCTGTCTTGTGTCCTGGAGAAATCTCTCTGGATTTGGCTCAGTCATTAAGTGGCCTGAATAAGTAGGaagtaaaaatttatttgaaagttaTAGTACACAAAATTGACATATATTTCTAAATTCTAGATCTCTGTCAAACCCCGAATGTTTTCTACATCTTATCGGGTGGCATGTTTTGAAGCAGCAGGGCTCTTTGGAATGCGTTTGCTGAGACCCCTCCTAAAATTAGGACTTAATTGAAACCTCAGCATTGGAGTGAGGGAGTCTGAAGAGAAAGACAGGAGAGCTATGTCCCCACACACCTGACACTGTAAAATATGTGTCACTGAAATCATCTCCtttaaccctcaccacagccccctCCCCATCTTCATATTAGGGCACTGAGCTACTCTTGTGGTTAATTACTGGGATTTTCTGAAATTAAACTCAGGGCCAAACGAGTCCACTACCCATATCACCAACTGCCCTTCTAACTCTTGAGTTTCCAACCACACGGATCCACAGGCATTCAGTAAAGAACAAATCAAAAGCTTAGGAACACTTGCAACTGCCACTTATCTCCTTTTTCTGATGTTTcccaaatgttatttttttttcaaaacaaaatcacCCACTACAAATCtgctattatttatttcctttctcctgttAGCACAGGAATGCAATCAGCAGATCAAAGCAACAAATCTATCTGTCACGAAGAACCCCTTGTCTGGTCTCCAGCCATGCCATACTCATCTTTTGCCCCATCTGCTCTCTGAGCTCCACAGACCCTGAATGGCCTCCTCCCATTCCTCTTCCAGCCTCCTGGCAGCACCCCACTTGAAGAGTTCTGCTGCTTTTTAAATGATGATACCCATTATCTCTGCAATGGTCTATATTTTACACAGACATGTCCCAGGCTTACATCCTGTGCATTGctagaaaaatctaaaatgcCGTCTAAATCATACATAACCTCAAATtagttctatattttaaaatttattttaaaatataaaatatattttatattttctatattttaaaaatacagtctgTAATTGATTGGAAATGTCAAAAAAGGCTGGTCCTTCAAAACAGATTTTGAGAAACACAGGACGTTCTATTGGCTATGAGGTTTATCTTCACACTGATTTTCTGTTCTACGTATTAATTCAGACATGGCCAATGTCTTTGTCTACACTGTCATTTATCTATTGACTTTTATGTCTTCTGTGGATCAAAAGtccttaattttataatttttaatgtggGGCGTGGCATTTTATACTAAACATTTTTAGAGTACTCTTGAAGTCTTTTCCTCTCtgcttattttttgtcttcttgatttaaaaatttttggcttCAGAACTATCAAATAAAATGTTGGtcacttatcttttttttcctgcagttcTCTTATTTTTTGCTAGATATTTGTTAGACTGCAATGATGATATATAAATGTTTTGATGACTGTATTTTCTTGtcctattttttcctttgtttatttttgttcctgtattagttttctatgctATATAACAAATATCCACAACATTAGAAGATTAAAACATCTATTTATTATTTGAGtttctcagtttctgtgggtcagactTATCTGGGTCCTGTGATCAGAGTCTCATAATGCTGAAATCAAGTCGTCAGTCAAGACTGTGGACTCGTCTGAGGCTTGGGGTCCTCCTCCAAGCTCATATGAGTTTACTTTAGgattctcaattctattccattgatctctCTATATAACCTTATGTTGGTACCATACCATTTTGAtgactgtagctttatagtaagttttgagaCTGGAAAGtatgagtcttccaactttgttctttttcaagattgttttttaTAGTCTGGGTTTCCTGCATTTTCTTGGGTGAATGGGTCCATGGAGTTCCCCACTCTGTCATCCTGAAAGTAGAACTCTTCTCTAGATTCTCCTTTAAGGACTCACTGGTTAGGTAAGGTCCATGCAGGGAAATATGCCTTTATATTTTCTCAGAGCAACGGATTGGAGACTTGAATTACATCTACGAAATAGTGTCACCTGTGCCCTATAACCTAACTTAATCCCAGCAATGACATTCCGTTATATTTCTATGTCCCACCCACAATCAAGGGGAGGAGATGATACAGAGAGTGTATCCCTGAGGGGATatcttggttcttttttttttttaagatttctatCTACCACTGTTTcttatcactttattttttgctttcagtTCCGTTTTGCCATAGATTAAGATTGatagactaatttttttttggttcaaaTTTGTCCAAacatttttccaactttttttgaaaaaacattttgGGCATCTTTTGTTTTGATAGTCTTTTATAGACACTATGCTGTGGGTCTTTTTCAAAAATCCAATCTGTGAGtctcaatattttatttactgaggtatttttattactgttataCTAGATATCTTCTCTGTTATTTTCAAGCCTTTCTGTTtactgtattttctcattttgtgttTGTACACCCTCCTACTGATGTGCCTTTGGATGGATAAGCTGAAGTTCCTTCTGCTTCTTCGACTctgtttctgttcctgtggtTACTGCTCACTTAGCTTCAGGACCATTTTCATGCTCATTTCCCCTATGGCCTCCAGTTTCTGTCAAGATGGTGAACTAGCACAGGCTGCTGGCTTCTTTCAGAAATCAATGCTAGAGAGACTACAGAAACGAGAAGGAAACAAATTCTAGTGACCATCaaagaataacaaaacaaaatctatGTGAGACTCCTGAGTGACTAGAGGCTACAGATTGGCTCTTGTTTTGAAGCAATTTTTCACCGTCGAAACTGGCAGCAAATTCTAAGACTGCAGGTACCAGGGCCCCAGGAAAGAACAGGACAGTGCAAGATTCCTTTCAGTAACAGGAGTTGATGACAACCAGTGGGGTCAAAAGTCTATTTTCAGGGAATTACATGGCCCATCCCAAATCTCCTGGTATGGTGGTATGAAGGGTTGAGACTATTCGAATGTTGAGGAGGGGtgaatatattttgcatgtaGAGCTTGTAAGTGTGATTGAGGATCTTGgaatggggagattatcctggattatctgggcaGTTCCAATGTAACACAcaggtccttataagagggaagCAGGAGGGTCAGAATCAGAGTCAGAGATAGAGATGTGACGGCAGAAGCagcagagagtgagagagagagagcaagcgaGAGAGGTTTGAATATACTCCACACCTGGCTTTGAACATAGAGGAAGGGGCTGTGTTAGTccaggttctccagagaaagagaatcaatagcatatttatatatttattacaggCACTGGCTCACACAattgtggaggctgagaaattcCATGACCAACCACCTGCAAGCTGGTGAAGCAGAAATGCTGGTGGTGTAATTCAGACCGAGTCCGAAAACCTTCTTTCTGAAATCACTGCTAGAGACACAGAAGTTGATGGTGGTGTCTTAGCCTGAAGGCCTAAGAACCAAGAGCTCTGATATTTGACAAGAGAAGATGATGTTCCAGCCCAAACAGGGAGAATGTGTTTGCCTTTCCTTCACCTTTCTGGTTTATTCTGGCTCTTCATAGATTGAAAGATGCCCATCCACACTGGTGAGGGCAGATctttttttgctctgtcacctattCAAATGCTAATGTCTTGCAGAAATGTCCTTATAGACATACCctcacagaaataatgttttaccagctatctggacaTTCCTCAGCCCAGTCAAATTGGCACATAATGTTAACCATCAGAGACCATGAGCTGAGAAATGTAGTCAGTCTCCAGAACTGGAGGGGCAAGGAAATGCACTTTCCTTTAGAGCTTCCAAAAGAAATACAGCCCTGCccataccttgattttagcccagtgaaagccagtttggacttctgacctgcagaactgtgagatcACACAGTTGCTCTTTGAAGCCACCAGATTTGCGGTAAGTTGTTACAGCAGACACAGGAAATGAATGCAAGTGGGTTCCAATTTTTGAAGACTGTCAAAATTGCtttattaaaagcattttttaaagttactcttttttatttttaattttttaaacttcattttattttggggagtacatgtgaaagtttgttacataggtaaacttgtgtcacgggagtttgttgtacagattatttaatcacccatACATTAAGCCCAGtgcccaatagttatcttttctggttctctccttcctctcaccctctaccctcaagtaggtcccagtgtctgttgttcccttctttgtctccgtaagttcttatcatttagcttccacttataagtgggaacatgcagtatttggttttctgtttctatgtttgtttgctaagaataatagccttcagttccatccatgttcccatgAAAGACATAATCTTGCATaatcttgttttgtattttttaatggctgcatagtattccatggtgtatatgtaccacattttctttatctaatctgccattgataggcatttaggttgagaCCATGTTTTTAccattgtgaagagtgctgcaatgaacatttgcatgcatgtgtctttatgatagaattatttatattactttgagtatatacccagtaatggggtagctgagtcaaatggtagttctacttttagctccTTGAGTAATCGTCATATGCTttccaccatggttgaactaatttacactctcaccaaccctgtataaatgttcccttttctccacaacctcgcctgcattggttatttcttgactttttaggagtagccattctaactggtgtgagatggtgtctcattgtagttttgatttgcatttctctagtgatcagtgatactgacctttttttcatatgcttgttggtcacatgtatgccatcttttgaaaagtgtctgttcatgtcctttgcccacttttttaatgGGGTCATTTGTTTTCCTCTTGTAAATTTAAACAAAGCTctttatagattttggatattagacctttgtcagatacatagtttgcgtatattttctcccattctgtaggttgtctgtttactctgttgatagtttatttttactgtgcagaagctttttagtttaatcagtacaatttgtcaatttctggcttgttgcaattgcttttggcatcttcaccATGAAATCTTTGTCAAAGCCTATGTCCAGATGGTATtttctaggttgtcttccagggtttctaTAGTTGtaggttttacacttaagtccTTAATGAATCTTGAATTCATTTGTGTAAATGGTGGAAGGAAGTAGTACagcttcaattttctgcatatagctagccagttatagcaccatttattgaacaggaagTTCTtcctccattgcttgtttttgtcaactttatcaaagatcagatggtggtaggtgtatggctttatttctgggttctctattcttctcaattggtctatgtgcctgtttttgtaccagtaacatgctgttttaattactgtagccttgtaatatgctttgaagtcaggtaacttaattcctccaggtttgttcttccCACTTAGCATTGCCTTGACTATTTGAGCTGAATTTTGGTTTCatatataagttttaaaattgtttttctaattctgtgaagaatggcattGGTAATTTGAGAGGAATAACCCTGGATCTGTAAagtgctttgggcagtatgaccatttgaacgatattaattcttcctatccat includes the following:
- the LOC105486760 gene encoding cystatin-12-like, whose product is MQWKVPLLVGLIVLRTHVCSCKFVDIDKNSKDFASAVEYAVFQFNEDQEDEFAYKFLQVRRSQHKRWTLIYLMDLEMGRTVCKKHDEDIDNCPLQEGTEEKMVRCTFIVDVRSWFSQFTLLNSTCVERRW